A genomic stretch from Candidatus Paceibacterota bacterium includes:
- a CDS encoding RNA-binding domain-containing protein, protein MEQEIILNLLSILKEKGSEVPYVEAKDSLVDREKIGETLSALSNSASYHDQKYGYMIWGLKDKTWDIVGTKFDLATASQKNNSLIYPQIIQAFNYKPEILLQEFFINGGRLFVARIKNCGNQPLYFAKIAYIRNGEANGKLMDYPLISRTISNKSVDWSGVVPDGSSLDWIDQRAFDYIRQKFFEIPENKKKQLNNVQLLNALSLIDLDNKPNNTCLLFIGNPVIAKNIFGDRNKITWTYRDELNGIEERLSFDDENRPFIFGIQTVLDKINKFNTTLQDLDLFRNDVFQYDYKVIEEMIINAVVHRDWNINLWIEVVQTPISLEIRNPGKFRADLDMVLSENKRPEYLNPNLADFAKAMHLMEKEGGGLKKSYVAQGRKGLSIKHRFDNESDTPRVDFILSGKVKDTAFARFMFVSKNLSQDQVVILDKINSGRNILHKDVSDDEYELVKNFVTKRGQGGISLKINEHFLRKSKKYMDDFSNTHASQKTSREMILDYAKKNTEFTTAEIYGILSGKTKEWVRYSLMEMVQDGHLDRIKRGIYKFVNTKQTKLKND, encoded by the coding sequence ATGGAACAAGAAATTATATTAAATTTACTGAGCATATTAAAAGAAAAAGGATCAGAGGTGCCGTATGTTGAAGCGAAAGATTCCCTTGTCGATAGAGAAAAGATTGGCGAAACGCTTTCTGCTTTGAGTAATTCTGCGAGTTACCACGATCAAAAATATGGGTATATGATTTGGGGACTCAAAGATAAGACCTGGGATATTGTTGGAACTAAATTTGATTTAGCGACAGCATCTCAGAAAAATAATAGTCTTATTTATCCTCAAATAATTCAGGCGTTTAATTATAAGCCGGAAATATTACTCCAAGAATTTTTTATTAATGGAGGGCGTTTATTTGTGGCAAGAATTAAAAATTGCGGAAATCAACCACTCTATTTTGCGAAAATAGCTTATATCAGAAATGGAGAAGCTAATGGAAAACTTATGGATTATCCTCTTATTTCCAGAACAATATCCAATAAAAGCGTGGATTGGAGCGGTGTAGTTCCTGATGGTTCATCTTTGGATTGGATAGATCAAAGAGCTTTTGATTATATTCGCCAGAAATTTTTTGAGATACCAGAAAACAAGAAAAAACAATTGAATAATGTACAACTATTAAATGCATTATCACTAATAGATTTAGACAATAAACCGAATAATACATGTCTTTTATTCATCGGCAATCCAGTTATTGCTAAAAATATTTTTGGAGATAGAAATAAAATAACATGGACTTACAGAGATGAACTGAATGGTATCGAAGAACGATTATCTTTTGATGATGAAAATCGTCCGTTTATTTTTGGAATTCAAACTGTGTTGGATAAAATTAACAAGTTCAATACGACATTGCAGGATTTGGATTTATTCAGAAATGATGTTTTTCAATATGATTACAAGGTAATTGAGGAAATGATTATTAACGCTGTGGTGCATAGGGATTGGAATATAAATTTATGGATTGAGGTGGTTCAGACCCCAATAAGTTTGGAAATTAGAAATCCAGGAAAATTTCGAGCAGATCTTGATATGGTTTTGTCGGAAAATAAAAGACCGGAGTATCTCAATCCAAATCTTGCGGATTTTGCAAAGGCAATGCATTTAATGGAGAAAGAAGGTGGAGGATTAAAAAAGTCGTATGTTGCTCAAGGCAGAAAAGGGTTAAGTATAAAGCATCGATTTGATAATGAAAGTGACACGCCTCGCGTTGATTTTATATTAAGTGGAAAGGTAAAGGATACCGCCTTTGCTCGTTTTATGTTTGTCTCAAAAAATTTATCTCAAGATCAGGTAGTTATTTTAGATAAAATAAATTCCGGAAGAAATATTCTTCATAAGGATGTGAGTGATGATGAATATGAGTTGGTGAAAAATTTTGTGACAAAAAGGGGTCAAGGAGGCATAAGTCTCAAAATTAACGAGCATTTTTTAAGGAAATCAAAGAAGTACATGGATGATTTTTCCAATACACATGCCAGCCAAAAAACCTCAAGGGAAATGATATTGGATTACGCGAAAAAGAATACTGAATTTACTACAGCAGAGATTTATGGAATATTGAGTGGAAAAACAAAAGAATGGGTTAGATATTCACTTATGGAAATGGTGCAGGATGGTCATTTGGATCGAATTAAAAGAGGTATATATAAGTTCGTTAATACTAAACAGACTAAACTAAAAAATGACTAA
- a CDS encoding tRNA uridine(34) 5-carboxymethylaminomethyl modification radical SAM/GNAT enzyme Elp3, whose product MINEYIINDLSRRISPKRTGNLSDHLSQLKRKASKIHKLPCPTNIELLRTYRAMLKNGKIKENKAIEKVLTTKDIRTSSGVAVIAVLTKPYPCPGSCVYCPSEKNMPKSYLSNEPAVMRAILTGFDPYGQVSARIRSLNVTGHETDKVELIVMGGTFSYLPEKYQEWFVSECFRACNDGKLKMKNEKIKIKENHLEALQKRNEKSKHRIVGLTLETRPDYIDEKEIIRMRKLGATRVELGVQSIYDDVLKLNKRGHGRAEVIKATKLLKDSGFKINYHMMPNLPGSNFKRDLQMFEEIFSNPDFQPDIIKIYPCVVVKNAEIYKWWKNGKYKPYSDKKLLDLLMEVKKNIPYYVRITRVIRDIPSTSIVAGNKISNLRQVLEKRSGEENWRCKCIRCREIRNNFVPLDKGGSRGVGNVELHLLRQDYEASQGKEIFLSFEDNSRKNLYSMLRLRINDHENKPAFPALKDSAIIREVHTYGKLVAVSAKSKRSPQHTGLGKKLMLEAERIAKKEFGLKKIAVISGVGVRNYYRKLGFKLKDGYMVKKI is encoded by the coding sequence ATGATAAATGAATACATAATAAACGACCTTTCCCGAAGAATATCGCCCAAAAGAACGGGGAATCTTTCCGACCATCTTTCCCAACTGAAAAGAAAAGCGTCGAAAATCCATAAACTTCCGTGCCCCACGAATATAGAGCTTCTGAGAACCTACCGAGCGATGCTAAAAAACGGCAAGATAAAAGAAAATAAGGCGATCGAAAAGGTCCTGACGACAAAAGACATCAGGACGTCTTCCGGGGTGGCGGTCATCGCAGTTCTCACCAAGCCCTATCCATGCCCGGGATCCTGCGTCTATTGCCCGAGCGAAAAAAACATGCCAAAGAGCTATCTCTCCAATGAACCTGCGGTCATGCGCGCGATCCTGACCGGCTTTGACCCCTACGGGCAAGTCAGCGCAAGGATCAGGTCACTGAACGTAACCGGACACGAAACGGACAAAGTTGAGCTCATAGTCATGGGCGGAACTTTTTCATACCTGCCGGAAAAATACCAGGAATGGTTCGTTTCGGAATGCTTCAGGGCATGCAACGATGGAAAATTAAAAATGAAAAATGAAAAAATCAAAATAAAGGAAAATCATTTAGAAGCTTTGCAGAAGCGGAATGAGAAGTCCAAACACAGAATTGTCGGACTGACGCTTGAAACCAGACCGGATTATATCGATGAAAAAGAGATTATCAGAATGAGAAAACTCGGCGCAACACGCGTTGAACTTGGCGTTCAGAGCATATATGACGACGTCCTGAAATTAAACAAACGCGGACATGGAAGAGCTGAAGTGATCAAGGCGACAAAATTATTGAAAGATTCCGGATTCAAGATAAATTATCACATGATGCCCAATCTTCCCGGATCGAACTTCAAAAGAGATCTGCAAATGTTCGAGGAAATTTTTTCCAATCCGGATTTCCAGCCGGATATCATAAAGATATACCCGTGCGTCGTCGTGAAAAACGCCGAGATCTATAAATGGTGGAAAAATGGAAAATATAAACCATATTCAGATAAAAAACTTCTGGATCTGCTTATGGAAGTAAAAAAGAATATTCCATATTACGTCCGCATCACCAGGGTCATCCGCGATATCCCCTCAACCAGCATCGTCGCAGGAAATAAGATCTCCAATCTGAGGCAAGTTCTGGAAAAAAGATCGGGAGAAGAAAATTGGCGATGCAAATGCATAAGATGCAGAGAGATAAGAAATAATTTTGTCCCCCTTGATAAGGGGGGATCGAGGGGGGTTGGGAATGTCGAATTGCATCTACTCCGCCAAGACTACGAAGCATCGCAGGGAAAAGAAATATTCCTGAGTTTCGAAGATAATAGCAGGAAAAATCTCTATTCGATGCTAAGGCTGAGAATAAACGATCACGAGAACAAGCCCGCTTTCCCCGCCCTCAAAGATTCCGCGATCATACGCGAGGTGCATACATACGGAAAGCTGGTCGCGGTGAGCGCAAAAAGCAAAAGATCCCCCCAGCACACAGGGCTTGGGAAGAAATTAATGCTGGAAGCGGAAAGGATCGCCAAAAAAGAATTTGGATTGAAAAAGATCGCCGTCATAAGCGGCGTGGGTGTCAGGAATTATTACAGAAAGCTCGGCTTCAAGCTGAAAGACGGATACATGGTAAAAAAGATATGA